The following coding sequences are from one Musa acuminata AAA Group cultivar baxijiao chromosome BXJ1-6, Cavendish_Baxijiao_AAA, whole genome shotgun sequence window:
- the LOC135676739 gene encoding chaperone protein ClpD2, chloroplastic-like: MEAACSSSSSSPSLLTLHSLRPSSAHRRPVAASLYPTAAGLKASSSSSSLLVEFRRRSLTSIPLLPSQRYCHRRRSRRAISAVFERFTERAIKTVMFSQREAQTHGMGIVFNQHLLLGLVAEDKSPSGFLGTGITIDRAREAVRAIWPDGVAADQATTPSSGSSTGVPFSLNSKRVFQAAVECSKNMGCKFIAPEHITIGLLNADDGSVAQVLQSLGTDLSHLASVALSRLHGELAKDGREPVASSQKMPEKSLDRKSASLRSSDKTKEKSPLAQFCVDLTALASEDLIDPVIGRDTEIQRIVQILCRRTKNNPILLGDPGVGKTAIAEGLALRIAKGEIPSFLKEKRIMSLDVGLLMAGAKERGGLESRVTGLISEVQKAGDIILFIDEVHTLIGSGSVGRGNNSSGLDIANLLKPALGRGELQCIASTTLDEHKTHFDKDKALARRFQPVLINEPSQEDAVKILLGLREKYEIHHKCTFTLEAINAAVYLSARYIPDRHLPDKAIDLIDEAGSRAHMDAFKKKKEEQISVLSKSPEEYWREIRAVQAMHDMVLANKTTDDSETLVDVKEVSEFSIPYSQDYDGQVIVGPEEIATVASLWSGIPVQQLNADERKLLVGLDEELRKRVIGQDDAVNAISRAVKRSRVGLKDPDRPIAAMLFCGPTGVGKTELTKALAASYFGSEDAMLRLDMSEYMERHTVSKLIGSPPGYIGYGDGGTLTEAVRRRPFTVILLDEIEKAHPDIFNILLQVFEDGHLTDSQGRRVSFKNTLIVMTSNVGSEAISKGKRSIGFLIAEDTVSNSYASMKALVMEELKAYFRPELLNRIDEVVVFRSLEQTQMLAILNIMLEQVKSRLSSLGIGLEVSDAIMNLVCEQGFDRNYGARPLRRAVTQIIEDVISEAILAGDYKPGDTLTLDVDGTGNPVVNQLPDQSIHWSDATV; the protein is encoded by the exons ATGGAGGCGGCGtgctcgtcctcctcctcttctccctcccTCCTCACCCTGCACTCCTTACGCCCGTCCTCCGCACACCGCCGCCCCGTCGCCGCCTCTCTCTACCCCACCGCGGCCGGCTTGAAGGCCTCgagttcctcctcctccctcctggtCGAATTTCGACGCCGATCGCTTACCTCCATCCCCCTCCTCCCTTCCCAGCGGTATTGCCACCGACGGCGCTCCAGGCGGGCCATCTCGGCGGTGTTCGAGCGGTTCACGGAGCGGGCCATCAAGACCGTCATGTTCTCCCAGCGCGAGGCGCAGACCCACGGCATGGGTATCGTCTTCAACCAGCACCTCCTCCTCGGCCTCGTCGCCGAGGACAAATCCCCCAGCGGCTTCCTCGGCACCGGCATCACTATCGATCGCGCCAGGGAGGCCGTCCGGGCCATCTGGCCCGATGGGGTTGCCGCTGATCAGGCCACGACGCCCTCCTCCGGGTCATCCACCGGCGTGCCCTTCTCCCTCAACAGCAAGCGGGTGTTCCAGGCCGCTGTCGAATGCTCCAAGAACATGGGCTGCAAGTTCATCGCCCCGGAGCACATCACCATCGGCCTCTTGAACGCCGATGATGGCAGCGTGGCGCAGGTCCTCCAGAG TTTGGGAACAGATCTCAGTCATTTAGCATCGGTGGCCCTATCCAGACTCCATGGGGAGCTTGCCAAGGATGGTAGAGAACCAGTGgcatcatctcaaaagatgccagAGAAATCTCTTGATAGAAAATCTGCAAGTTTGAGGTCTTCAGATAAGACAAAAG AAAAAAGCCCATTAGCTCAATTCTGTGTGGATCTAACTGCTCTGGCTAGCGAAGATCTCATTGATCCTGTAATTGGTCGAGATACAGAGATTCAGAGAATTGTCCAGATCCTATGCCGAAGGACAAAGAACAACCCCATTCTTTTGGGGGACCCTGGTGTTGGGAAAACTGCAATTGCTGAAGGATTGGCTCTTCGCATTGCTAAAGGAGAGATTCCTTCTTTTCTTAAG GAAAAACGTATAATGTCACTGGATGTAGGCTTATTGATGGCAGGTGCCAAAGAGAGGGGAGGACTGGAATCCCGAGTTACTGGTTTGATAAGTGAAGTGCAGAAAGCAG GTGATATCATACTCTTTATTGATGAAGTTCATACACTGATTGGTTCTGGCAGTGTTGGAAGAGGAAACAATAGTTCTGGTCTTGATATTGCTAACTTGTTGAAGCCTGCCCTTGGTAGAGGTGAATTGCAG TGCATTGCTTCAACAACTTTAGATGAACATAAGACACATTTTGATAAGGATAAAGCTTTAGCTCGACGATTCCAACCAGTTCTCATAAACGAACCTAGCCAG GAGGATGCTGTGAAGATCTTGCTGGGTTTACGTGAGAAATATGAGATCCATCACAAGTGTACATTCACATTAGAAGCCATAAATGCTGCAGTATACCTCTCAGCAAGATATATTCCAGATAGACATCTTCCTGATAAAGCAATTGATCTGATTGATGAAGCCGGTAGCAGAGCTCATATGGATGCattcaagaagaagaaggaagagcagATTTCTGTGCTCTCAAAGTCACCCGAAGAATACTGGCGAGAGATTAGAGCTGTCCAGGCAATGCATGACATG GTGTTAGCAAATAAAACTACAGATGATTCTGAAACTTTGGTTGATGTCAAGGAGGTCTCAGAATTTTCTATCCCATACTCACAAGATTATGACGG ACAAGTTATTGTTGGACCAGAGGAAATAGCCACAGTTGCTTCTCTTTGGTCAGGAATCCCAGTTCAGCAGCTCAATGCAGATGAAAGAAAGCTTCTAGTTGGCCTGGATGAGGAACTTAGAAAACGGGTAATTGGCCAGGATGATGCTGTGAATGCCATATCTCGAGCTGTGAAGCGATCACGTGTTGGCCTGAAGGACCCTGACAGACCTATTGCTGCAATGCTCTTCTGTGGCCCAACTGGAGTTGGTAAAACCGAGCTGACAAAAGCATTAGCAGCATCCTACTTTGgatcg GAGGACGCAATGCTGCGATTGGATATGAGCGAGTACATGGAGCGGCATACTGTGAGCAAGCTTATAGGATCTCCGCCAGGTTACATTGGGTATGGAGATGGTGGTACTTTGACTGAAGCAGTTAGGAGAAGACCTTTCACAGTGATTTTGCTTGACGAGATAGAGAAAGCTCACCCTGACATATTTAATATTCTCCTCCAAGTATTTGAAGATGGTCACCTAACCGACTCTCAG GGGCGGAGAGTTTCATTCAAGAACACATTGATTGTCATGACATCTAATGTGGGATCTGAAGCAATTTCCAAGGGTAAACGGAGCATAGGATTCTTGATTGCAGAAGACACAGTATCTAACTCATATGCATCGATGAAAGCACTAGTGATGGAAGAGTTGAAGGCATACTTCCGGCCTGAGCTACTCAACAGAATTGATGAGGTCGTCGTGTTCCGCTCGCTTGAGCAAACTCAG ATGCTGGCaattttgaatataatgcttgaaCAAGTCAAGAGTAGGCTGTCGTCTCTTGGAATCGGTCTGGAGGTATCAGATGCCATCATGAACTTGGTGTGCGAACAAGGGTTTGATAGAAACTACGGTGCAAGGCCTCTGAGAAGGGCCGTCACTCAGATCATCGAGGATGTCATTAGCGAGGCGATTCTCGCGGGAGATTACAAACCTGGTGACACTCTTACGCTGGATGTTGATGGCACAGGAAACCCTGTCGTGAATCAGCTACCTGATCAGTCGATCCACTGGTCTGATGCCACAGTATAG